The following coding sequences lie in one Capnocytophaga stomatis genomic window:
- a CDS encoding Smr/MutS family protein, with amino-acid sequence MEIGDLVEVIDETIQGKVVKINRDRITILTQEGFELSFGKSEVVKIEKGNNLKINFFDLDNDSLLKNTEKKKKIISKKDKKIPPMEVDLHIHQLVASTKNMTNHEMLTLQIETARRQLEFAIEKRIQRVVFIHGVGEGVLRTELEYLLGRYNVKFYDAEYSKYGIGATEVYIFQNNKE; translated from the coding sequence ATGGAAATTGGTGATTTAGTAGAAGTTATAGACGAAACCATTCAAGGTAAAGTAGTTAAAATCAACAGAGATAGAATAACTATTTTAACTCAGGAGGGGTTCGAGCTTTCATTTGGTAAATCGGAAGTAGTAAAAATCGAAAAGGGTAACAACCTGAAGATTAACTTCTTTGATTTGGATAATGATTCTCTTCTTAAAAACACCGAAAAAAAGAAAAAAATCATTTCCAAAAAAGATAAAAAAATTCCTCCTATGGAAGTTGATTTGCATATTCATCAATTGGTGGCTTCTACTAAGAATATGACCAATCACGAAATGCTTACACTTCAAATTGAAACCGCCCGAAGGCAATTGGAATTTGCCATCGAAAAACGAATACAGCGAGTAGTTTTTATCCACGGCGTTGGCGAGGGCGTCCTTCGTACCGAATTGGAATATCTCTTAGGGCGATACAATGTAAAATTCTACGATGCCGAGTACAGCAAATACGGCATTGGTGCCACAGAAGTTTATATTTTTCAAAACAACAAAGAATAA
- the pncB gene encoding nicotinate phosphoribosyltransferase, translating into MSHENHRVFNSILDNDFYKFTMQCAVLKLFPNTKGRYKFINRGKHEFPEGFAQAMQQAVNDMAHLKLTKDEKEFLTVNCPYLNPAYIDFLEGYRYDPTEVKIKQNGSDIEVEVEGFWYRTILWEVPLLAMISELFYKLTKAKQWTDEQIMENTIEKVRLYEEFGVVFAEFGTRRRHSYHVHDIVMRTLTKSKKYNFSGSSNVHMAMKYQVKPIGTHAHEWFMFHAAEYGYKMSNAMSLEHWVDVYRGDLGVALSDTYTTDVFFKQFDKKFSKLFDGVRHDSGDPIIFAEKTINHYKKLGINPLSKYIIFSDGLNTEKVKLITEACKGKIGISFGIGTNLTNDVGLRPMNIVMKLTEVLTSDNEWVPTVKLSDEPNKHTGEPRMIELAKEILRISN; encoded by the coding sequence ATGTCACACGAAAATCATCGAGTTTTTAATTCCATTTTAGATAATGACTTTTATAAGTTCACGATGCAATGTGCCGTCCTGAAATTATTTCCTAACACAAAAGGTCGCTACAAATTCATAAACCGAGGAAAACACGAATTTCCCGAAGGTTTTGCTCAAGCAATGCAGCAAGCGGTGAATGATATGGCTCATTTAAAACTCACCAAAGATGAAAAAGAATTCTTAACGGTTAATTGTCCGTACTTAAATCCGGCTTATATTGACTTTTTGGAAGGATATCGTTACGACCCTACCGAAGTAAAAATCAAGCAAAACGGAAGTGACATAGAAGTTGAAGTTGAAGGTTTTTGGTATCGTACTATTTTGTGGGAAGTGCCTCTGCTTGCGATGATTAGTGAACTTTTTTACAAACTAACCAAAGCCAAACAATGGACAGATGAGCAAATTATGGAAAATACCATCGAAAAAGTAAGGCTTTACGAAGAATTCGGTGTTGTTTTTGCAGAATTTGGTACGCGACGCCGACATTCTTACCACGTGCACGACATCGTAATGCGAACGCTGACAAAATCAAAAAAATACAACTTTTCAGGTTCAAGCAATGTGCATATGGCGATGAAATATCAAGTAAAACCCATCGGAACGCACGCCCACGAGTGGTTTATGTTCCACGCCGCCGAGTACGGTTACAAAATGTCGAACGCGATGTCGTTAGAGCATTGGGTAGATGTATATCGTGGAGACTTAGGAGTCGCTCTTTCAGACACTTACACAACAGATGTTTTCTTCAAACAATTTGACAAAAAATTCAGCAAGCTTTTTGACGGTGTTCGTCACGATAGCGGCGACCCGATTATTTTTGCAGAAAAAACAATCAACCATTATAAAAAATTAGGAATCAATCCATTATCAAAATACATCATCTTTTCGGATGGACTAAACACTGAAAAAGTGAAGCTGATTACAGAAGCGTGCAAAGGTAAAATAGGCATTTCATTTGGTATTGGAACGAATTTGACTAACGACGTAGGTTTGCGTCCGATGAATATTGTTATGAAACTAACGGAAGTTTTAACCAGTGATAATGAGTGGGTTCCGACTGTAAAATTATCCGATGAACCTAACAAACACACCGGCGAACCGCGAATGATTGAACTTGCAAAAGAAATTTTAAGAATCAGCAATTAA
- a CDS encoding valine--tRNA ligase, whose protein sequence is MEIPSKYLPNSVESKWYEYWMKHNFFHSTPDERTPYTIVIPPPNVTGILHMGHMLNNTIQDVLIRRARLKGFNACWVPGTDHASIATEAKVVAKLKEQGIDKANLTREEFLKHAWDWTHQYGGVILEQLKKLGCSCDWDRTKFTLDDDLYASVIKVFIDLYNKGYIYRGYRMVNWDPEAKTTLSDEEVIYKEQNGKLFYLKYKIEGSEEYLLVATTRPETIFGDIAVCINPNDERYKHLKGKKVIVPIVNRIVPIIEDEYVDIEFGTGALKITPAHDKNDYEIGERHKLEIIDAFTDDAKLNHYGLHYEGKDRFVVRKEIVKELEAKDLLLKTEDYLNKVGTSERTGAVIEQRPLDQWFLKMEDLVKPAISGVLESEEINFFPKRYENTYRHWMENIRDWNISRQLWWGQQIPAYYISSPNPSQGGEFQGKYVVAENEEEARKLALEKFPELANIEGGFDLKQDQDALDTWFSSWLWPMSVFGGILDPENEEYNYYYPTNDLVTGPDIIFFWVARMIMAGYEFKGKKPFTNVYFTGIVRDKQGRKMSKQLGNSPDALKLIDDFGADGVRVGLLLSSAAGNDLLFDEALCQQGSGFANKIWNAFRLVKGWEISEANQPENNRIAIEWYKNKFQKVLAETEDDFSKYRISDALMKIYKLVWDDFCSWLLEMVKPAYGQPIDQKTFAEIIAIFEDNLKLLHPFMPFITEEIWQHITERKPQEALVVAKYPEITSFDERILAEFETAAEVISGIRTVRKEKNIPFKEEIPLSVLNNEQTATTFDVIIAKLGNLSELKYVSQKVEGAISFRVKSNEYFIPMQGNINVEEEIKKLEEELKYTQGFLASVEKKLSNEKFVSSAPEKVVEMERKKLSDALAKIETIQESLKNLRG, encoded by the coding sequence ATGGAAATCCCTTCAAAATATTTACCCAATTCGGTAGAAAGCAAATGGTACGAATACTGGATGAAACACAATTTCTTCCACTCAACTCCCGATGAGCGAACACCTTACACCATTGTAATTCCCCCGCCAAATGTTACGGGAATTTTGCATATGGGACATATGCTCAATAACACAATTCAAGATGTACTTATACGCCGTGCAAGGCTAAAAGGCTTCAATGCTTGTTGGGTGCCGGGTACCGACCACGCTTCTATTGCCACTGAAGCCAAAGTAGTGGCAAAGCTCAAAGAACAAGGCATCGACAAAGCCAACCTCACGCGTGAGGAATTCCTCAAACACGCTTGGGATTGGACGCATCAGTATGGTGGCGTTATCCTTGAACAACTCAAAAAACTCGGTTGTTCGTGCGATTGGGACAGAACCAAATTCACCCTTGATGATGACCTTTATGCTTCGGTTATAAAAGTGTTTATCGATTTATACAATAAAGGATACATCTACCGCGGATACCGAATGGTCAATTGGGACCCCGAAGCCAAAACCACTCTTTCGGATGAAGAGGTTATTTATAAAGAACAGAACGGAAAACTTTTCTACCTGAAATACAAAATTGAAGGTTCAGAGGAATATCTTTTGGTAGCTACCACGCGTCCCGAAACCATTTTTGGAGATATTGCCGTTTGTATCAACCCCAACGACGAGCGTTACAAACATCTGAAAGGCAAAAAAGTAATCGTGCCGATTGTTAATCGTATTGTGCCGATTATCGAAGACGAATACGTGGATATTGAGTTTGGAACGGGAGCTTTGAAAATCACTCCGGCTCACGACAAAAACGATTACGAAATCGGCGAACGCCATAAACTCGAAATCATCGACGCCTTTACCGACGATGCCAAACTGAATCATTACGGATTGCATTACGAAGGAAAAGACCGATTTGTAGTTCGCAAAGAGATAGTTAAAGAGCTCGAAGCAAAAGATTTATTGCTGAAAACGGAAGATTATCTTAATAAAGTCGGCACATCGGAACGTACAGGGGCTGTTATCGAACAACGCCCACTCGACCAATGGTTTTTGAAGATGGAAGATTTGGTAAAACCTGCCATCAGCGGAGTTTTGGAAAGTGAAGAAATCAATTTCTTCCCAAAAAGATATGAAAATACCTATCGCCATTGGATGGAAAACATCCGTGATTGGAACATTTCGCGTCAGCTTTGGTGGGGACAACAAATTCCGGCGTATTATATATCCTCCCCCAACCCCTCCCAAGGAGGGGAGTTTCAGGGCAAATATGTAGTCGCTGAAAATGAAGAAGAGGCACGAAAATTGGCTCTCGAAAAATTCCCAGAATTGGCAAATATCGAAGGAGGATTTGATTTGAAACAAGACCAAGACGCTCTCGATACGTGGTTCTCTTCGTGGTTGTGGCCAATGAGCGTTTTTGGCGGAATTTTAGACCCCGAAAACGAAGAATACAATTATTATTATCCTACCAATGATTTGGTTACAGGTCCTGATATTATTTTCTTTTGGGTGGCGAGAATGATTATGGCAGGGTACGAATTCAAAGGGAAAAAACCTTTTACGAATGTCTATTTCACGGGGATTGTTCGCGACAAACAGGGACGAAAAATGTCCAAACAATTAGGCAATTCGCCCGATGCGTTGAAATTGATTGATGACTTTGGTGCGGACGGCGTTCGTGTGGGACTTTTATTGTCGTCCGCAGCAGGAAATGACTTACTTTTCGATGAGGCACTTTGCCAACAAGGTAGCGGATTTGCCAACAAGATTTGGAATGCCTTCCGACTCGTGAAAGGTTGGGAGATTTCGGAAGCTAATCAGCCTGAAAACAACCGAATTGCCATAGAATGGTACAAAAATAAGTTCCAAAAGGTGCTTGCCGAAACCGAAGACGATTTTTCAAAATACCGAATTTCCGACGCCTTGATGAAAATCTACAAATTGGTGTGGGACGATTTCTGTTCGTGGCTCTTGGAGATGGTAAAACCTGCTTACGGTCAGCCGATTGACCAAAAAACGTTTGCGGAAATTATCGCCATTTTTGAGGATAACCTCAAATTGTTGCATCCGTTTATGCCTTTTATCACGGAGGAAATCTGGCAACATATTACCGAGCGAAAACCTCAGGAGGCTCTCGTGGTGGCGAAATATCCTGAAATAACTTCGTTTGATGAGCGGATTTTAGCCGAATTTGAAACCGCTGCCGAAGTAATTTCGGGCATCAGAACCGTGCGAAAAGAGAAAAACATTCCGTTTAAGGAAGAAATACCACTTTCGGTACTCAACAACGAACAAACGGCAACGACTTTTGATGTAATTATCGCCAAATTGGGCAACTTGTCCGAACTGAAATATGTTAGCCAAAAGGTAGAGGGAGCGATTTCGTTCCGAGTGAAGTCCAACGAGTATTTTATCCCGATGCAGGGCAACATCAATGTAGAGGAGGAAATCAAAAAACTCGAAGAGGAACTCAAATATACGCAAGGCTTTTTGGCTTCGGTGGAGAAAAAACTTTCCAACGAGAAATTTGTCAGCTCCGCTCCCGAAAAAGTGGTGGAAATGGAACGCAAAAAACTTTCCGACGCACTGGCGAAAATAGAAACCATTCAGGAAAGCCTTAAAAACCTGCGGGGGTAA
- a CDS encoding DUF1573 domain-containing protein: MKKFLTFLFVATFGLISYAQETAEITFKTEEIDYGKIKVGSDGVRVFEFTNTGKAPLVITNVASSCGCTVPSWTKEPIAPGAKGKIEVKYDTKRVGPISKTVTVTSNAKQNPVKALRIRGEVQQ; encoded by the coding sequence ATGAAAAAGTTTTTAACATTTTTATTTGTAGCTACATTCGGGTTGATTTCTTACGCACAAGAAACTGCCGAAATCACTTTCAAAACTGAAGAAATTGACTACGGGAAAATAAAAGTAGGAAGTGATGGAGTTCGAGTTTTTGAATTTACAAATACCGGAAAAGCTCCGCTTGTAATTACAAATGTTGCATCAAGTTGCGGTTGTACAGTGCCTTCTTGGACGAAAGAGCCAATCGCTCCCGGAGCAAAAGGAAAAATTGAGGTGAAATACGATACAAAACGTGTAGGACCTATCAGTAAAACAGTGACGGTTACCTCTAATGCAAAGCAAAATCCTGTTAAAGCATTGAGAATTAGAGGCGAAGTGCAGCAATAA